The bacterium genomic interval TGCCGCGGTGAAAACAATCCGCCGGAACAAGCTGGGCCCGCCTAGTGACAAACGAAGCCGAGGGCGTGACGCGAGTCGTGCGCCGCGTCGTGCAAAACCTGCGGCTGCGCGAAACCTGCGCCATAGATCAGAAAGATGCCCAGAAGTGTGGCGGCCAAGGCGGGTCCCAGTGCACTGAGGCGCATGGCGTCGGATTGACTCACTCCGGCTGCGGTGTGGGCCATGGTGCGGCTCCCTCAAAAAAGTTGAAATGAAGTCCCTGATTCAGGACTTTATTATCTCATGTCCGGGCTTAGGCGTCTACAAAGGCGACTGCGCGGATCCAACTGCCGCTGGCCCGCTCGATCTTGATGGGAAACATCGAGACGGTAAAGCCGAATTCGGGCAACTGGTCGAGATTCATGAGTTTTTCGGCGTGGATGTACTCTTTTTTGCGGCCGTAGAAGTGGCTGCCGAAA includes:
- a CDS encoding CbtB-domain containing protein; this encodes MAHTAAGVSQSDAMRLSALGPALAATLLGIFLIYGAGFAQPQVLHDAAHDSRHALGFVCH